A part of Myxococcales bacterium genomic DNA contains:
- the add gene encoding adenosine deaminase produces MSKTIPLELIERLPKTDLHVHLDGSLRLSTILDLAEKQRVELPANDEDRLRAAMNIGQNCESLVDYLKAFDVTLRVMQTADALTRIAYELAEDAARENVRYMEVRYAPMLHTQRGLKLTAVVEAVLEGLRAAQERLGIESAVIICGIRNVSPESSLEMAELAVAYKGRGVVGFDLAGAEYDNPAKHHRKAFQLVRDNNINVTIHAGEAYGPESIAQAIHVCGAHRIGHGCRLRENGDLLHYVNDHRIALECCPSSNVQTNAIRDLPSHPIKLYKALGLRVTVNTDNRLVTDTTVSKELWLCHTQLGFTIADLKAVILSGFKSAFLPFHVKQQYLRKVSEELKAFQDDGSILPPPPPSRHELGSAARLDLPKA; encoded by the coding sequence ATGTCGAAGACGATTCCTCTGGAGCTCATCGAGCGACTCCCCAAGACCGATCTCCACGTCCACCTCGACGGCTCGCTGCGCCTCTCGACCATCCTCGACCTCGCCGAGAAGCAGCGCGTCGAGCTTCCGGCGAACGACGAAGACCGCCTCCGCGCGGCGATGAACATCGGCCAGAACTGCGAGTCGCTCGTCGACTACCTAAAGGCGTTCGACGTCACGCTCCGCGTGATGCAGACCGCCGACGCGCTCACGCGCATCGCTTACGAGCTCGCCGAGGACGCGGCGCGCGAGAACGTCCGCTACATGGAGGTGCGCTACGCCCCCATGCTGCACACCCAGCGGGGGCTGAAGCTCACGGCGGTCGTCGAGGCCGTGCTCGAGGGCCTCCGCGCCGCGCAGGAGCGTCTCGGCATCGAGTCGGCGGTGATCATCTGCGGCATCCGCAACGTGTCACCCGAGAGCTCTCTCGAGATGGCCGAGCTGGCCGTGGCCTACAAGGGCCGCGGGGTGGTCGGCTTCGACCTCGCGGGCGCCGAATACGACAACCCGGCCAAGCACCACCGCAAGGCCTTCCAGCTCGTGCGTGACAACAACATCAACGTCACCATCCACGCGGGCGAGGCCTATGGGCCCGAGTCGATCGCCCAGGCGATCCACGTGTGCGGCGCCCACCGCATCGGGCACGGGTGCCGCCTTCGCGAGAACGGCGACTTGCTCCACTACGTGAACGATCACCGCATCGCCCTCGAGTGCTGCCCCTCTTCGAACGTCCAGACCAACGCGATCCGCGATCTCCCCAGCCACCCGATCAAGCTCTACAAGGCCCTCGGGCTGCGGGTCACGGTGAACACCGACAATCGCTTGGTGACGGACACCACCGTCAGCAAAGAGCTGTGGCTGTGCCACACGCAGCTCGGCTTCACGATCGCCGATCTGAAGGCGGTCATCCTGTCCGGCTTCAAGAGCGCGTTTCTGCCTTTCCACGTGAAGCAGCAGTACCTGCGCAAGGTCAGCGAGGAGCTGAAGGCTTTCCAAGACGACGGCTCGATCCTCCCGCCGCCGCCGCCGTCGCGCCACGAGCTCGGCAGCGCGGCCCGGCTCGATCTTCCCAAGGCCTGA
- a CDS encoding ComEC/Rec2 family competence protein, protein MDAIWLLSLSLAGGALVPGAPAVTLGVLGVAAALVALRGRRALAIALLALVAVGALRASRAISRHATAERAAPRALAGAPRLVRCSVTGSVATSPTRATGASGGTTADASVRLAIEEVTLTCEGENAAQPTALAGRVVLHVPWAEGEALRRGDRVEAFASLAPPQRFVVPELGDDRASRAHGGVVLSGGAVDLVRLAEGRGPRAWIDEARRHVRARILATFPPRAEALARALVLGENDLAPDDARDFRDGGLSHLLAVSGMHLVLTVNGAVLALTALFCRVRWLALRVVPRRLASLVGLVICWIYCDFSGSSGSAVRAAWMLSVQLLAAALGRRVRPLRALGWSVLVMALVEPLVAVDVSFALSAAATLGLIGHASLSGRLGPRLSTHLARAPAPARYVGQSLATTLAATAPCAPILLRMGPALSLGSLLANVIAVPLGEAAALPICLTHALLAPLPRAERGAALAGGGALLLVGRLAHLTATSRLGRVALPRPTDTQLGFLVLLAFAGTGAARAGSSRGTGASAARAARLRSLQRAAQVSALAGLALAEVHARRTGAPRGALRVTFLDVGQGDSALIDLPSGEAVLIDAGGLVGSAVDPGERVVAPLLRARRRSALAAVIVSHPHPDHFMGLRAGLEAVRVGEVWDTGEARATAPNARPGPYGATAYVALLGELEARGARVRRPDTLCGTHEIGGAEVTVLAPCPAFAEDRGTNDNSLVLRVRFGDRAFLFVGDAEHAEEGLLLQRAADAAGSLRADVLKVGHHGSRTSSGDALLDAVAPHLAVASCGGRNRYGHPHPVTTERFRGRGIALLRTDCLGTVSVRTDGRSLEVAATAGDGPCL, encoded by the coding sequence ATGGACGCCATCTGGCTGCTCTCTCTCTCGCTCGCCGGCGGCGCCCTCGTGCCGGGCGCGCCCGCGGTGACGCTGGGTGTGCTCGGCGTGGCGGCGGCGCTCGTCGCGCTCCGCGGCCGGCGGGCGCTGGCGATCGCGCTGCTGGCCCTCGTCGCGGTCGGGGCCCTCCGCGCCTCGCGGGCGATCTCTCGCCACGCGACGGCCGAGCGCGCCGCGCCGCGCGCGCTCGCCGGGGCGCCCCGCCTGGTGCGCTGCAGCGTCACGGGCTCGGTCGCGACGTCGCCGACGCGGGCGACCGGGGCGAGCGGCGGGACCACGGCCGACGCGAGCGTGCGCCTCGCGATCGAGGAGGTCACGCTGACGTGCGAGGGCGAGAACGCCGCCCAGCCAACGGCGCTCGCAGGTCGCGTGGTGCTCCACGTCCCCTGGGCCGAGGGCGAGGCGCTCCGCCGGGGCGATCGGGTCGAGGCGTTCGCCAGCCTCGCGCCGCCGCAGCGGTTCGTGGTGCCCGAGCTCGGCGACGACCGCGCGTCGCGCGCACACGGCGGCGTGGTGCTCTCCGGGGGCGCCGTGGATCTCGTGCGCCTCGCGGAGGGGCGCGGCCCGCGGGCGTGGATCGACGAGGCACGGCGGCACGTGCGCGCGCGCATCCTCGCGACCTTCCCACCTCGCGCCGAAGCGCTCGCGCGAGCGCTCGTGCTCGGCGAGAACGATCTCGCCCCGGACGACGCCCGCGACTTTCGCGACGGGGGGCTCTCCCACCTGCTCGCGGTCTCCGGAATGCACCTCGTGCTCACGGTGAACGGCGCGGTGCTCGCGCTCACGGCGCTCTTCTGCCGGGTGCGCTGGCTCGCGCTGCGCGTGGTGCCGCGGCGGCTGGCCTCGCTCGTTGGCCTCGTAATATGCTGGATCTATTGCGATTTTTCCGGATCGAGCGGCTCCGCGGTGCGCGCCGCGTGGATGCTCTCGGTGCAGCTCCTGGCCGCCGCGCTCGGGCGGCGCGTACGGCCGCTGCGGGCGCTCGGGTGGTCCGTGCTCGTGATGGCGCTCGTCGAACCGCTCGTCGCGGTCGACGTCTCGTTCGCGTTGTCCGCCGCCGCGACGCTCGGCCTGATCGGCCACGCTTCGCTCTCGGGGCGTCTGGGGCCCAGGCTCTCCACGCACCTCGCGCGGGCGCCCGCGCCGGCGCGTTACGTTGGCCAGAGCCTCGCGACCACGCTCGCGGCCACCGCGCCTTGCGCGCCGATCCTGCTGCGCATGGGCCCGGCCCTGTCGCTGGGCTCGCTCCTCGCGAACGTGATCGCCGTGCCGCTCGGCGAGGCCGCGGCGCTGCCCATTTGTCTCACCCACGCGCTGCTCGCGCCCCTGCCTCGCGCGGAGCGTGGGGCGGCGCTGGCGGGAGGTGGAGCGCTGCTCCTGGTGGGGCGGCTCGCGCACCTCACCGCGACGAGCCGGCTCGGCCGAGTGGCCCTGCCGCGCCCCACCGACACCCAGCTCGGGTTCCTGGTGCTCCTCGCGTTCGCGGGGACCGGCGCGGCGCGCGCCGGCTCTTCGCGCGGGACAGGCGCCTCCGCGGCGCGCGCGGCGCGACTCCGAAGCCTCCAGCGGGCGGCCCAGGTGTCCGCGCTCGCCGGCCTCGCGCTCGCGGAGGTGCACGCGCGGCGCACGGGCGCGCCCCGAGGTGCGCTGCGGGTGACCTTCCTCGACGTGGGGCAAGGCGACTCCGCGCTGATCGATCTGCCCTCGGGCGAGGCGGTGCTCATTGACGCGGGCGGGCTGGTCGGCAGCGCGGTGGACCCTGGCGAGCGGGTGGTCGCGCCGTTGCTCCGGGCCCGGCGACGGAGCGCGCTCGCCGCGGTGATCGTGTCCCACCCTCACCCCGACCACTTCATGGGGCTCCGCGCGGGACTCGAGGCCGTGCGTGTCGGCGAGGTGTGGGATACGGGCGAGGCGCGTGCGACCGCGCCCAACGCGCGCCCGGGCCCTTACGGCGCGACGGCCTACGTCGCGCTGCTAGGCGAGCTCGAGGCGCGCGGCGCGCGGGTGCGGCGGCCCGACACGTTGTGCGGGACACACGAGATCGGCGGCGCGGAGGTCACGGTGCTCGCGCCATGCCCCGCGTTCGCGGAGGACCGCGGCACGAACGACAACTCCCTCGTGCTTCGCGTGCGGTTCGGCGACCGCGCCTTCCTCTTCGTCGGGGACGCGGAGCACGCCGAGGAGGGCCTCCTCCTCCAGCGGGCGGCCGACGCGGCGGGCTCGCTCCGGGCCGACGTGCTCAAGGTGGGGCACCACGGCAGCCGGACGTCGTCGGGTGACGCGCTGCTCGACGCGGTCGCGCCCCACCTGGCGGTGGCCTCGTGCGGCGGGCGCAACCGCTACGGGCACCCGCACCCGGTGACGACCGAGCGCTTCCGCGGGCGAGGGATCGCGCTGCTCCGCACCGACTGCCTCGGCACCGTCTCGGTCAGGACCGACGGCCGTTCGCTCGAGGTCGCCGCGACCGCCGGGGACGGTCCCTGCCTCTGA